Proteins from a genomic interval of Vanacampus margaritifer isolate UIUO_Vmar chromosome 4, RoL_Vmar_1.0, whole genome shotgun sequence:
- the psmd13 gene encoding 26S proteasome non-ATPase regulatory subunit 13 translates to MRDVTGYLKQQQSNSSTPEMATEWHKLEDLHNKRLWHQLTLRLTDFVKDPCFKNGDGLIQLYENFISDFEHRINPLSLLEIILYVARQMTDPKDAITFLEKTKEKVKSSEEAVILCKTSIGSLKLEINDLPATKKLIEEVEEMLNNLPGVTSVHGRFYDLSSKYYRIIGNHASYYKDALRYLGCVDIKDLPETEKQERAFTLGLAGLLGEGVYNFGELLMHPVLESLRNTDKQWLIDTLYAFNGGNVEKFQGFKSAWGQQPDLAAHEAKLMQKIQLLCVMEMTFTRPANHRQLTFTEIAESAKIPVNEVELLVMKALSVGLIKGNIDEVDKKVQMTWVQPRVLDLQQIKSMKERLDFWCGDVKNMAMLVEQEAHDILHDLLN, encoded by the exons ATGAGAGATGTTACCGGGTACCTTAAACAGCAGCAGAGCAACAGCTCAACACCGGAGATGGCGACGGAGTGGCACAAACTGGAGGATTTGCATAACAAAAG GTTGTGGCATCAGCTGACCCTGAGATTGACAGACTTCGTTAAAGACCCTTGTTTCAAAAACGGAGATGGCCTTATACAG CTCTATGAAAACTTCATCAGTGACTTCGAACACag AATCAATCCTTTGTCCCTTCTGGAGATCATTCTCTATGTTGCCAGACAGATGACGG ATCCCAAAGATGCCATCACTTTTCTTGAGAAGACCAAGGAAAAA GTGAAAAGCAGTGAAGAAGCCGTCATTCTCTGCAAGACGTCCATCGGCAGTCTCAAACTAGAAATCAATGATCTTCCCGCAACAAAG AAACTTATTGAGGAGGTTGAGGAAATGTTGAACAATCTGCCAGGTGTCACATCGGTGCATGGCAGGTTTTATGACCTCTCAAGCAAATATTATCGCATCATTGGGAACCACGCCTCCTATTACAAGGATGCTCTGAGATACCTCGGTTGTGTGGACATTAAAGACCTTCCAG AGACAGAGAAGCAAGAAAGAGCCTTCACATTGGGACTAGCTGGTCTTTTAGGAGAAGGCGTGTACAACTTCGGCGAACTG TTGATGCACCCTGTACTGGAGTCCCTGAGAAACACAGACAAGCAGTGGCTCATCGACACACTGTATGCGTTCAATGGAGGCAATGTAGAAAAATTCCAAGGCTTCAAGTCTGCATGGGGCCAGCAG CCTGACCTTGCAGCGCACGAAGCCAAACTGATGCAGAAGATCCAGCTCCTCTGTGTGATGGAG ATGACCTTCACACGTCCAGCAAACCACCGCCAGCTGACCTTCACAGAAATTGCTGAGAGCGCCAAAATCCCTGTCAATGAG GTGGAACTTCTGGTAATGAAGGCTCTGTCCGTTGGCCTCATTAAAGGCAACATTGATGAGGTGGACAAGAAAGTGCAGATGACATGGGTACAGCCTAGAGTGTTGGACTTGCAGCAG ATCAAGAGTATGAAGGAGCGTTTGGACTTCTGGTGCGGGGACGTTAAAAACATGGCCATGCTAGTGGAACAAGAAGCCCATGACATCCTCCACGACCTCCTGAATTAA
- the sirt3 gene encoding NAD-dependent protein deacetylase sirtuin-3, mitochondrial isoform X2, producing MAYSMSSRFSLHRLCFSRISRTVPASDRGQISVCPCHGETPFPGQTNLPWRNATKGLFSHGGGAAVQQQTLKDIARDMLEQKYKRVVVMAGAGISTPSGIPDFRSPGSGLYDNLQQYNLPYAEAIFEIAFFRHNPKPFFTLAKELYPGNYQPNPAHYFVQLLHRKGLLLRMYTQNIDGLERLAGIPPEMLVEAHDLLIIMGTSLEVEPFASLAGAVRASVSRLLINRDLVGPFGMNNSRPCDVVLLGDVVNGIQTFAHALGWTQELDALMSVAAEKSATKTNEE from the exons atggcTTATTCGATGAGCTCCAGATTTTCCTTACATCGCCTTTGTTTTTCAAGAATAAGCAGGACTGTCCCTGCTAGCG ATCGTGGTCAAATAAGTGTGTGTCCGTGTCACGGTGAAACACCTTTTCCTGG ACAAACAAACTTGCCTTGGAGGAATGCAACTAAGGGACTTTTCTCCCACGGTGGTGGGGCAGCTGTCCAGCAGCAGACCTTGAAAGACATTGCTAGGGACATGCTGGAGCAGAAATACAAGAGAGTGGTGGTGATGGCAGGGGCGGGGATTAGCACTCCCAGTGGCATCCCTGATTTCAG GTCGCCCGGAAGCGGTCTCTATGACAATCTGCAGCAGTATAACCTGCCTTATGCTGAGGCTATTTTTGAGATTGCCTTTTTTCGTCACAACCCTAAACCATTCTTTACTCTGGCCAAAGAGTTGTATCCAGGAAATTACCAGCCTAATCCTGCGCACTATTTCGTGCAGCTGCTTCACAGGAAGGGTCTGCTTCTCAGAATGTACACGCAGAATATTGACGGCTTGGAAagat TGGCCGGGATTCCTCCTGAGATGCTCGTGGAGGCCCACG ATCTCCTGATCATCATGGGCACATCACTGGAG GTAGAGCCCTTTGCCAGTTTGGCCGGAGCTGTGCGAGCCTCTGTTTCTCGCCTGCTAATCAACAGGGACTTAGTGGGTCCATTTGGAATGAATAACAGTCGGCCATGTGACGTTGTGCTGCTGGGTGATGTAGTGAATGGCATCCAAACCTTTGCCCATGCCCTCGGTTGGACTCAGGAACTGGATGCTCTGATGTCAGTTGCTGCTGAGAAA AGTGCAACAAAGACAAACGAAGAATGA
- the sirt3 gene encoding NAD-dependent protein deacetylase sirtuin-3, mitochondrial isoform X1 — translation MAYSMSSRFSLHRLCFSRISRTVPASDRGQISVCPCHGETPFPGQTNLPWRNATKGLFSHGGGAAVQQQTLKDIARDMLEQKYKRVVVMAGAGISTPSGIPDFRSPGSGLYDNLQQYNLPYAEAIFEIAFFRHNPKPFFTLAKELYPGNYQPNPAHYFVQLLHRKGLLLRMYTQNIDGLERLAGIPPEMLVEAHGTFATATCTICRRKYEGEDLRPDLMSGTIPKCPTCKGVVKPDIIFFGEELPLHFFKYLTDFPLADLLIIMGTSLEVEPFASLAGAVRASVSRLLINRDLVGPFGMNNSRPCDVVLLGDVVNGIQTFAHALGWTQELDALMSVAAEKSATKTNEE, via the exons atggcTTATTCGATGAGCTCCAGATTTTCCTTACATCGCCTTTGTTTTTCAAGAATAAGCAGGACTGTCCCTGCTAGCG ATCGTGGTCAAATAAGTGTGTGTCCGTGTCACGGTGAAACACCTTTTCCTGG ACAAACAAACTTGCCTTGGAGGAATGCAACTAAGGGACTTTTCTCCCACGGTGGTGGGGCAGCTGTCCAGCAGCAGACCTTGAAAGACATTGCTAGGGACATGCTGGAGCAGAAATACAAGAGAGTGGTGGTGATGGCAGGGGCGGGGATTAGCACTCCCAGTGGCATCCCTGATTTCAG GTCGCCCGGAAGCGGTCTCTATGACAATCTGCAGCAGTATAACCTGCCTTATGCTGAGGCTATTTTTGAGATTGCCTTTTTTCGTCACAACCCTAAACCATTCTTTACTCTGGCCAAAGAGTTGTATCCAGGAAATTACCAGCCTAATCCTGCGCACTATTTCGTGCAGCTGCTTCACAGGAAGGGTCTGCTTCTCAGAATGTACACGCAGAATATTGACGGCTTGGAAagat TGGCCGGGATTCCTCCTGAGATGCTCGTGGAGGCCCACGGTACGTTTGCTACGGCCACATGTACTATTTGCCGAAGGAAATATGAGGGAGAGGACCTACGT CCAGACTTGATGAGCGGAACGATTCCCAAATGCCCGACCTGTAAGGGCGTTGTAAAGCCGGACATAATATTTTTTGGAGAGGAGCTGCCACTTCATTTCTTCAAATACCTCACAGATTTTCCCCTTGCAGATCTCCTGATCATCATGGGCACATCACTGGAG GTAGAGCCCTTTGCCAGTTTGGCCGGAGCTGTGCGAGCCTCTGTTTCTCGCCTGCTAATCAACAGGGACTTAGTGGGTCCATTTGGAATGAATAACAGTCGGCCATGTGACGTTGTGCTGCTGGGTGATGTAGTGAATGGCATCCAAACCTTTGCCCATGCCCTCGGTTGGACTCAGGAACTGGATGCTCTGATGTCAGTTGCTGCTGAGAAA AGTGCAACAAAGACAAACGAAGAATGA